CTGTCGGCGGGATCGTCGAGCCGGCACCTGGTCGACCAGATCTTCCACCGTCACGACGTCCGCCGCGTGCTGCGGGTGGAGACTGCGCTGTCGGAGATCATGTGCGGCATGGTGTCGTCGGGACTGGGCGTCGCGATCTGCGACCCCTTCACCGCGCAGGAATTTTCGACCCGCGGCGTCGTCGTGCGCCGCTTCCTGCCACGCATCGATTTCGAGTTCTCCGCGGTGTTTCCCGCACAACGCAGCCCCTCGCCGGTGGCGCTCGATCTGGTCGAGACCATGCGCAAGGCGCTCGTGGAATTCGACGAGCCGGCCCTCAGCCGTTGAACGCGGCCTGCGCCTCCGGCAAATCCCAGATCTTGCCGATCGCGGCGCTGCCTGCTGCGGTGATCGCCGCTTCGTCTGCGCCGAGATATCGACCCTCATCGATCAGCACGCGGCCGTCGACCATGACCTGGTCGATATTGGCGCGGTTGGCGAGCGCGATCAGCGCGCGGCGGGGATCGAACAGCGGCTGCAGATGCGGATGGGTGAGATCGACGACGGTGAGATCGGCCGTCGCGCCGGGCTCGATCCGGCCGAGGTCCGGGCGCTTGATCACGTCGGCGGCCACGGCCGTATTCGCCTCGATCAGCTCCGGTGAGTTCGCGACATCGGCACGCGCGGAAGTGACCTTCGAGATCAGCGAGGCCGCATTGAGCTCGCCGAGCAGGTCCATGTTGTAGCCGTCGGTACCGACCACGGTGCGCACGCCGTGCTCGGCGAAACGGCTGAACGCCGCGGTGACGCCGGCGCGCGCGAACACGCGCGGGCAATTCAGCACGGTCATGCCGCGCGCCGCCATCAGCTTGAGATCGTCGTCGCTCGAGAACATGCAGTGCGCAGCCATCAGGTCGGGCGCGAGCAGGCCGAGCCAGTCCAGATACTGCGCCGGCGTGCGGCCGCCATAGCGCCTGCCGATGGTCTCGACCTCGGCGCGGCTCTGCGCCATGTGCGTGGTGATGGGAACACCGAGCTCGCGCGCCCGCGTGGCGCAGGCCTTCAGCAGGTCGGGGCCGCAGGTGTCGGTGGCATGCGGGCTCATGGCGAGCTTGATGCGGCCTTCGCCGCGATCGTTCCAGCGCTGGTAGAGCCCGTCCCACGTCGCCATGTCGGCGGCGCCGTCATCGCCGGAATATTGCACGACGCCGTCAGGGCCGGCCTTGGCATCCGACGTCGAGAACAGATAGGGCGCACCGTAAAAGCGGATGCCCATCTCCTCGGCGGCGTCGAACATCTCAGGGATCGAATTGCGGAACGGCTCCATCACCGTGGTGGCGCCGCCTTTGAGCAGTTGGAGGATGCCGAGCCGCGCCACCGCCATGCGCTTTTCCGCCGACAGCAGATCGGCGCCGCGCTTGGTCAGCGGCAACAGCACCGTGTAGACGATGCTCTGGTTGTT
The sequence above is drawn from the Bradyrhizobium amphicarpaeae genome and encodes:
- a CDS encoding amidohydrolase family protein, with protein sequence MSTTAIFGSYVLSRKDGAQDVLRDHWVLVEGKRIAAITRDRPRADEVHDRPGRFVLPGLLNLHNHCFSEAVARSHTEDGNGRKNNQSIVYTVLLPLTKRGADLLSAEKRMAVARLGILQLLKGGATTVMEPFRNSIPEMFDAAEEMGIRFYGAPYLFSTSDAKAGPDGVVQYSGDDGAADMATWDGLYQRWNDRGEGRIKLAMSPHATDTCGPDLLKACATRARELGVPITTHMAQSRAEVETIGRRYGGRTPAQYLDWLGLLAPDLMAAHCMFSSDDDLKLMAARGMTVLNCPRVFARAGVTAAFSRFAEHGVRTVVGTDGYNMDLLGELNAASLISKVTSARADVANSPELIEANTAVAADVIKRPDLGRIEPGATADLTVVDLTHPHLQPLFDPRRALIALANRANIDQVMVDGRVLIDEGRYLGADEAAITAAGSAAIGKIWDLPEAQAAFNG